One window of the Marmota flaviventris isolate mMarFla1 chromosome 2, mMarFla1.hap1, whole genome shotgun sequence genome contains the following:
- the Cyp1a2 gene encoding cytochrome P450 1A2 isoform X2, producing the protein MVLSQSLSISATELLLATAIFCLVFWVVRASRPRVPKGLKSPPGPWGWPLIGHMLTLGKNPHVALAKLRQKYGDVLQIRIGTTPVVVLSGLDTIRQALVKQGDDFKGRPDFYTFTLVTDGQSIIFSPDSGPVWAVRKRLAQDALKSFSIASDPTSVSSCYLEEHVSKEVECLIGRFQKLMEDSGHFDPYNEVVLSVAKVIGAMCFGKHFPQSSEEMLHIVKNTHEFVETASSRNPVDFLPILRYLPNPALERFKNYNKRFLQFLQKTVQEHYQDFDKNSVQDIVGALFKHSEKASRANGGLIPQEKIVNLVNDIFGAGFDTVTTAISWSLMYLVTKPEIQKKIQKELDTVIGTERQPRLSDRLHLPYMEAFILELFRHTSFIPFTIPHSTTRDTALNGFYIPKDRCVFINQWQVNHDPELWEDPFEFQPERFLTANNRAINKTVSEKMMLFGLGKRRCIGEIPAKWEIFLFLAFLLQQLEFSVPPGVKVDLTPIYGLTMKHARCDQIQARLRFSK; encoded by the exons ATGGTGTTATCCCAATCTCTTTCCATCTCAGCCACAGAGCTGCTCCTGGCTACTGCCATCTTCTGCCTGGTATTCTGGGTGGTCAGAGCCTCAAGGCCTCGGGTCCCCAAAGGCCTAAAGAGTCCACCAGGGCCCTGGGGCTGGCCATTGATAGGGCACATGCTGACCCTGGGGAAGAACCCTCACGTGGCTCTGGCAAAGCTCAGACAGAAGTATGGGGACGTGCTGCAGATCCGCATTGGGACCACACCTGTGGTGGTGCTGAGTGGCCTAGACACCATCCGGCAGGCCCTAGTGAAGCAGGGTGATGACTTCAAGGGCCGGCCAGACTTCTACACCTTCACCCTTGTTACTGATGGCCAGAGCATAATCTTCAGCCCAGACTCTGGACCAGTGTGGGCTGTCCGCAAACGCCTGGCCCAGGATGCCCTGAAGAGTTTCTCCATAGCCTCAGACCCCACTTCTGTGTCCTCCTGCTACTTGGAGGAGCACGTGAGCAAGGAGGTTGAGTGCCTAATTGGCAGGTTCCAGAAGCTGATGGAAGACTCTGGGCACTTTGACCCCTACAACGAGGTGGTTTTGTCAGTGGCCAAAGTCATTGGTGCCATGTGCTTTGGGAAGCACTTCCCTCAGAGCAGTGAGGAGATGCTCCATATTGTGAAGAACACCCATGAATTTGTGGAGACTGCCTCCTCTAGGAATCCTGTGGACTTTTTACCCATTCTTCGCTACCTGCCCAACCCTGCCCTGGAAAGGTTCAAGAACTACAACAAGAGATTCCTGCAGTTCCTGCAGAAAACAGTCCAGGAGCACTATCAGGACTTTGACAAG AACAGTGTCCAGGACATTGTAGGCGCCCTGTTCAAGCACAGCGAGAAGGCCTCTAGAGCCAATGGTGGTCTCATCCCCCAGGAGAAAATTGTCAACCTTGTCAATGACATCTTTGGAGCCG GATTTGACACTGTGACAACAGCCATCTCCTGGAGCCTTATGTACCTTGTGACAAAGCCTGAGATACAGAAGAAGATCCAGAAGGAGTTAG ATACCGTGATTGGCACGGAGCGGCAGCCCCGGCTCTCTGACAGACTCCATTTGCCCTACATGGAGGCCTTCATCCTGGAGCTCTTCCGACACACTTCCTTTATACCCTTCACCATCCCTCATAG cACAACGAGGGACACAGCACTAAATGGCTTCTACATTCCCAAGGATCGCTGTGTCTTTATAAACCAGTGGCAGGTCAACCACGACCC GGAGCTGTGGGAGGATCCCTTTGAGTTCCAGCCTGAGCGATTCCTCACTGCCAACAACAGGGCCATCAACAAGACCGTGAGTGAGAAGATGATGCTCTTTGGCCTGGGCAAGCGCAGGTGCATTGGGGAGATTCCAGCCAAGTGGGAGATCTTCCTCTTCCTGGCCTTCCTACTGCAGCAGCTGGAGTTCAGTGTGCCACCAGGCGTGAAGGTGGACCTGACCCCCATCTACGGGCTAACCATGAAGCATGCCCGCTGTGATCAAATCCAGGCACGGTTACGCTTCTCCAAGTGA
- the Cyp1a2 gene encoding cytochrome P450 1A2 isoform X1: protein MNDFTSLLSLALLPFSQQSAEMVLSQSLSISATELLLATAIFCLVFWVVRASRPRVPKGLKSPPGPWGWPLIGHMLTLGKNPHVALAKLRQKYGDVLQIRIGTTPVVVLSGLDTIRQALVKQGDDFKGRPDFYTFTLVTDGQSIIFSPDSGPVWAVRKRLAQDALKSFSIASDPTSVSSCYLEEHVSKEVECLIGRFQKLMEDSGHFDPYNEVVLSVAKVIGAMCFGKHFPQSSEEMLHIVKNTHEFVETASSRNPVDFLPILRYLPNPALERFKNYNKRFLQFLQKTVQEHYQDFDKNSVQDIVGALFKHSEKASRANGGLIPQEKIVNLVNDIFGAGFDTVTTAISWSLMYLVTKPEIQKKIQKELDTVIGTERQPRLSDRLHLPYMEAFILELFRHTSFIPFTIPHSTTRDTALNGFYIPKDRCVFINQWQVNHDPELWEDPFEFQPERFLTANNRAINKTVSEKMMLFGLGKRRCIGEIPAKWEIFLFLAFLLQQLEFSVPPGVKVDLTPIYGLTMKHARCDQIQARLRFSK, encoded by the exons atgaatgacttcacctccctcctcagcctagctctccttcctttttcccaGCAGTCAGCAGAGATGGTGTTATCCCAATCTCTTTCCATCTCAGCCACAGAGCTGCTCCTGGCTACTGCCATCTTCTGCCTGGTATTCTGGGTGGTCAGAGCCTCAAGGCCTCGGGTCCCCAAAGGCCTAAAGAGTCCACCAGGGCCCTGGGGCTGGCCATTGATAGGGCACATGCTGACCCTGGGGAAGAACCCTCACGTGGCTCTGGCAAAGCTCAGACAGAAGTATGGGGACGTGCTGCAGATCCGCATTGGGACCACACCTGTGGTGGTGCTGAGTGGCCTAGACACCATCCGGCAGGCCCTAGTGAAGCAGGGTGATGACTTCAAGGGCCGGCCAGACTTCTACACCTTCACCCTTGTTACTGATGGCCAGAGCATAATCTTCAGCCCAGACTCTGGACCAGTGTGGGCTGTCCGCAAACGCCTGGCCCAGGATGCCCTGAAGAGTTTCTCCATAGCCTCAGACCCCACTTCTGTGTCCTCCTGCTACTTGGAGGAGCACGTGAGCAAGGAGGTTGAGTGCCTAATTGGCAGGTTCCAGAAGCTGATGGAAGACTCTGGGCACTTTGACCCCTACAACGAGGTGGTTTTGTCAGTGGCCAAAGTCATTGGTGCCATGTGCTTTGGGAAGCACTTCCCTCAGAGCAGTGAGGAGATGCTCCATATTGTGAAGAACACCCATGAATTTGTGGAGACTGCCTCCTCTAGGAATCCTGTGGACTTTTTACCCATTCTTCGCTACCTGCCCAACCCTGCCCTGGAAAGGTTCAAGAACTACAACAAGAGATTCCTGCAGTTCCTGCAGAAAACAGTCCAGGAGCACTATCAGGACTTTGACAAG AACAGTGTCCAGGACATTGTAGGCGCCCTGTTCAAGCACAGCGAGAAGGCCTCTAGAGCCAATGGTGGTCTCATCCCCCAGGAGAAAATTGTCAACCTTGTCAATGACATCTTTGGAGCCG GATTTGACACTGTGACAACAGCCATCTCCTGGAGCCTTATGTACCTTGTGACAAAGCCTGAGATACAGAAGAAGATCCAGAAGGAGTTAG ATACCGTGATTGGCACGGAGCGGCAGCCCCGGCTCTCTGACAGACTCCATTTGCCCTACATGGAGGCCTTCATCCTGGAGCTCTTCCGACACACTTCCTTTATACCCTTCACCATCCCTCATAG cACAACGAGGGACACAGCACTAAATGGCTTCTACATTCCCAAGGATCGCTGTGTCTTTATAAACCAGTGGCAGGTCAACCACGACCC GGAGCTGTGGGAGGATCCCTTTGAGTTCCAGCCTGAGCGATTCCTCACTGCCAACAACAGGGCCATCAACAAGACCGTGAGTGAGAAGATGATGCTCTTTGGCCTGGGCAAGCGCAGGTGCATTGGGGAGATTCCAGCCAAGTGGGAGATCTTCCTCTTCCTGGCCTTCCTACTGCAGCAGCTGGAGTTCAGTGTGCCACCAGGCGTGAAGGTGGACCTGACCCCCATCTACGGGCTAACCATGAAGCATGCCCGCTGTGATCAAATCCAGGCACGGTTACGCTTCTCCAAGTGA